The following are encoded together in the Desulfovibrio sp. JC022 genome:
- a CDS encoding STAS domain-containing protein has protein sequence MGAGWKMESSMEEVLIKISGEVDFTGTPDLRNEMHDFVKQTSGEVRVDLSELEYLDSSGLASLIELRRMLVKDSRTVKIIAVTDQVDRLLNLTQVKSLFGMD, from the coding sequence ATGGGTGCAGGCTGGAAAATGGAATCCTCGATGGAGGAGGTCCTGATCAAGATCAGCGGTGAAGTTGATTTTACCGGGACCCCCGATCTTAGGAATGAAATGCATGATTTTGTGAAGCAGACATCCGGGGAGGTCCGTGTTGATCTGTCCGAACTTGAATATCTGGACAGTTCCGGACTGGCTTCATTGATCGAGCTGCGCAGGATGCTGGTCAAGGATAGTCGTACTGTAAAGATTATCGCAGTTACTGATCAGGTGGACAGACTTTTAAACCTTACGCAGGTCAAGTCGTTGTTCGGAATGGATTAA
- a CDS encoding PP2C family protein-serine/threonine phosphatase, with product MNTQANRLKKLIQANQVLASIESLVDLLPQLLRLAQDVTGAEASSIMLYNEEKNVLNFAWAMNDVLGDKAMKDLKTGFELPMGKGVAGWVAEHREALNVLDAQNDERFSKEADKKTGFKTRCILCTPIIHQDKLLGVVQVLNSADKECFGREDEELLESFGHLAGVALVRSELMLQRLNQQKFETQLEAASRIQKQFNPRQPELEGDNLIWGSSVPAQFVGGDLYDFIPNSDGSWYIYVADVAGKGLPAALIMSALWTRIRAEALVERTPGEMLKAINVGAYEFMSGEVFATMVLMRYTPESGKCEYAVAGHPSPLLISEGQAEPIERPFGLPVGILDEGDFGTSEITLEKGQSLVVVTDGVDEARAADGEFFGEERMEEILRQGGTPHAGKNLLKAVADWRGDTPPNDDTTVVEIYRA from the coding sequence TTGAACACACAGGCTAACAGATTAAAGAAATTGATTCAGGCCAATCAGGTGTTGGCCAGTATTGAGTCTCTGGTGGATCTGCTGCCTCAGCTTTTAAGGCTGGCGCAGGATGTGACCGGTGCTGAAGCTTCCTCGATTATGCTGTACAACGAAGAGAAGAATGTACTCAATTTTGCATGGGCCATGAATGACGTTCTCGGCGACAAAGCCATGAAGGATTTAAAAACTGGCTTTGAGCTGCCCATGGGTAAAGGTGTTGCCGGTTGGGTGGCTGAGCACCGTGAAGCTTTGAATGTGCTTGATGCCCAGAACGATGAGCGATTTTCCAAGGAAGCTGACAAGAAAACAGGTTTCAAGACCAGATGCATTCTCTGCACACCTATTATTCATCAGGATAAACTACTGGGTGTTGTCCAGGTCTTGAACTCAGCAGATAAAGAATGTTTCGGCAGGGAAGATGAGGAGTTGCTTGAAAGCTTCGGCCATCTGGCCGGAGTGGCGTTGGTCCGCTCCGAACTGATGTTGCAGCGGCTCAATCAGCAGAAGTTTGAAACCCAGTTGGAAGCAGCTTCACGCATTCAGAAACAGTTTAATCCCCGCCAGCCTGAACTTGAAGGTGATAACCTGATCTGGGGCAGTTCTGTCCCGGCCCAGTTTGTAGGCGGTGATTTGTACGATTTTATACCCAACTCAGACGGAAGCTGGTATATTTATGTGGCTGACGTTGCCGGTAAGGGGCTTCCTGCCGCGTTGATCATGTCCGCATTGTGGACCCGGATCAGGGCGGAAGCACTGGTTGAACGGACTCCCGGAGAAATGCTCAAGGCGATTAACGTCGGTGCCTATGAATTTATGAGCGGTGAAGTCTTCGCCACAATGGTTCTTATGCGTTACACTCCTGAGAGCGGGAAGTGCGAATATGCGGTGGCCGGGCATCCTTCTCCTTTGCTGATTTCGGAAGGTCAGGCTGAGCCTATTGAGAGGCCTTTTGGTTTGCCCGTTGGAATTCTTGATGAAGGCGATTTCGGGACCAGTGAAATTACCCTTGAAAAAGGACAATCTCTGGTTGTTGTCACAGATGGTGTTGATGAAGCCCGTGCCGCTGATGGTGAATTCTTCGGCGAAGAACGGATGGAAGAGATTCTCAGGCAGGGCGGAACTCCTCATGCCGGGAAAAATCTCCTCAAGGCTGTTGCCGACTGGAGAGGGGACACCCCTCCTAATGATGATACAACCGTGGTCGAAATATACAGGGCTTAA
- the rfaE1 gene encoding D-glycero-beta-D-manno-heptose-7-phosphate kinase, protein MDNKILSILPELKDRKVLIIGDVMLDHYVIGSVERISPEAPVPVVQVTEEKYLLGGAGNVARNIAALGGEPHLTGFVGHDGEGEVFERLCSDSGIPCSLYESDDRPTTKKTRVMAHNQQMVRVDREKTEDFADSIMDKLFAFLEREVCDYKVVILSDYGKGLLSDSFFERFWNLLDEKQHKPHILVDPKTVNYDRYKSVSMLTPNSKEAGEGANMQVKSREDVLEAGRRLFDRIDPTHLLITLGGDGMALFESRDVVKHVPTFARKVFDVTGAGDTVIATLGLGLAAGLDPLTSAVLANYAAGIVVSQVGAATASVEELAEAVRDWPKPEINVWNE, encoded by the coding sequence ATGGATAATAAGATTTTAAGTATCCTCCCGGAACTGAAAGACCGCAAGGTGTTGATCATTGGGGACGTGATGCTTGATCACTATGTGATTGGCTCGGTCGAACGTATTTCCCCGGAAGCACCGGTGCCTGTGGTTCAGGTTACTGAAGAAAAATACCTGCTCGGCGGGGCAGGGAACGTTGCGCGAAATATTGCAGCCCTTGGCGGTGAGCCGCATTTGACCGGATTCGTCGGCCACGATGGCGAAGGGGAAGTCTTTGAGCGGCTCTGTTCCGATTCCGGGATTCCCTGCTCCCTGTATGAATCAGATGACCGCCCGACAACCAAGAAAACGCGGGTGATGGCCCATAATCAACAAATGGTCCGGGTTGATCGCGAAAAGACCGAGGACTTTGCTGATTCGATCATGGATAAATTGTTTGCTTTTCTGGAACGTGAAGTCTGCGATTATAAAGTGGTCATCCTTTCCGACTATGGGAAAGGGCTTCTTTCTGATTCCTTTTTCGAGCGTTTCTGGAATCTTCTTGATGAAAAACAGCATAAGCCGCACATATTGGTTGATCCCAAGACAGTTAATTACGACCGTTACAAATCAGTCAGCATGCTCACTCCTAACTCCAAAGAAGCAGGAGAGGGTGCCAATATGCAGGTTAAGAGCCGGGAAGATGTGCTGGAAGCCGGGCGCAGGCTTTTTGACCGTATTGACCCCACCCATCTGCTGATCACCCTTGGCGGGGACGGTATGGCTTTGTTTGAGTCGCGGGATGTGGTCAAGCATGTGCCTACGTTTGCCCGTAAGGTTTTTGATGTGACCGGTGCCGGGGATACGGTGATCGCCACCCTCGGACTTGGTCTTGCCGCTGGACTGGACCCGCTTACTTCAGCCGTGCTGGCAAACTATGCTGCCGGGATAGTTGTGAGTCAGGTGGGCGCGGCTACGGCATCAGTAGAAGAACTGGCCGAAGCTGTGCGCGATTGGCCTAAGCCGGAAATCAATGTCTGGAATGAATAA
- a CDS encoding ParB/RepB/Spo0J family partition protein, whose translation MAGVTGGLGRGLDALLGGGKGVDDKSSSEVSIDARKIDIDMIVANPNQPRKEFSPEALKDLSESIRAKGVLQPILVRPIAGRKDRFELVAGERRLRASKLAGLGEIPALVKEMTDLESMAIALIENLQREDLNPIEEAKGYQELITKFGLSQDQLSGQVGKSRSALSNSMRLLTLSEPVQNAIGDGKISAGHGRALMAVADDDARDELFSRLMNSGMSVRQCEGAATYFKEHGELPEGEVVAKPKSSKSKNKEPKKVDENLERIKGRLESALETKVSFSGSQSKGKMTISYANEEELERLIAILELRS comes from the coding sequence ATGGCAGGTGTCACTGGCGGTTTAGGAAGGGGACTCGATGCCCTTCTGGGAGGCGGCAAGGGTGTTGATGATAAATCAAGTTCCGAGGTTTCAATCGATGCCCGGAAAATTGATATTGATATGATTGTTGCCAACCCGAATCAGCCGCGTAAGGAATTTTCTCCCGAAGCCTTGAAGGATTTATCCGAGTCTATCCGCGCGAAAGGCGTGCTGCAACCGATTCTGGTTCGTCCCATTGCCGGACGTAAAGACCGTTTTGAGCTGGTGGCAGGGGAGCGCCGCTTAAGGGCTTCAAAGCTTGCCGGGTTGGGAGAGATTCCCGCACTGGTCAAAGAGATGACCGACCTTGAAAGCATGGCTATTGCTTTGATTGAAAACTTGCAGCGCGAAGACCTGAATCCAATTGAAGAGGCCAAGGGTTATCAGGAGTTGATCACAAAGTTCGGTCTCAGCCAGGACCAATTGTCCGGTCAGGTGGGGAAAAGCCGTTCCGCTCTTTCCAACTCCATGCGTCTGTTGACTCTTTCCGAGCCTGTACAAAACGCAATCGGTGATGGAAAAATCTCCGCAGGGCACGGACGTGCGCTTATGGCTGTCGCTGATGATGATGCTCGTGATGAGCTTTTCAGTAGACTCATGAACAGCGGAATGTCCGTTCGCCAATGTGAAGGGGCGGCTACATATTTTAAGGAACATGGCGAACTGCCCGAAGGTGAGGTTGTTGCCAAACCGAAGTCCAGCAAAAGCAAGAATAAAGAACCGAAAAAGGTTGATGAAAATCTTGAGCGTATCAAAGGGCGTTTGGAGTCTGCTCTTGAAACAAAGGTTTCCTTTAGTGGCTCCCAGAGCAAAGGGAAAATGACAATCAGCTACGCAAATGAAGAAGAGCTGGAGCGTCTGATAGCTATTCTTGAACTTCGTTCGTAA
- a CDS encoding AAA family ATPase, translated as MAKRIVVANQKGGVGKTTTSINLSASLAVMEKKVLLVDCDPQGNGSSGLGFYPGDSRENVYSVLFEPSRAKEAIYQTDIPYLSLMPASQDLVGAEIELIDKMGREYYLKDLVETVDDEYDYIIFDCPPSLGLLTVNALCAAKELLVPLQTEYYALEGVAQLLMTFELVKKRLNPELAVLGVVLTMYDKRNRLARQVKNEVRKAFPDSLFETIVPRNVRLSEAPSFGKPAISYDAKSNGAMAYLSLAQEVVKRHDAEQEVK; from the coding sequence GTGGCAAAGAGAATCGTTGTAGCTAACCAGAAGGGTGGAGTAGGTAAGACTACCACTTCCATCAATCTTTCCGCTTCCCTCGCAGTAATGGAGAAAAAAGTTCTACTCGTAGATTGTGACCCGCAGGGTAACGGTTCGAGCGGACTTGGTTTCTATCCCGGCGACTCAAGAGAGAATGTTTATTCTGTGCTTTTTGAGCCGAGTCGAGCAAAGGAAGCAATATATCAAACAGACATCCCTTATCTTTCACTCATGCCCGCAAGTCAGGACTTGGTCGGGGCAGAGATCGAGTTGATCGATAAAATGGGACGTGAATATTATTTGAAGGACCTCGTTGAGACTGTGGATGATGAATATGATTATATCATTTTTGATTGTCCGCCTTCACTTGGTCTGCTGACTGTAAATGCTCTATGCGCGGCAAAAGAATTGCTGGTTCCGCTTCAGACGGAATATTATGCCCTTGAGGGTGTGGCTCAGCTTTTAATGACCTTTGAACTGGTCAAGAAAAGGTTAAATCCTGAACTTGCTGTATTAGGGGTTGTGCTGACCATGTATGACAAGCGCAACAGGCTTGCCCGTCAGGTTAAAAATGAGGTGCGCAAGGCTTTTCCGGATAGTCTCTTTGAGACAATTGTTCCGCGAAATGTGCGTCTTTCAGAAGCTCCCAGTTTCGGTAAACCTGCGATTTCATATGACGCGAAGTCAAACGGTGCCATGGCTTATCTCAGTCTGGCGCAGGAAGTTGTTAAAAGGCATGATGCAGAGCAGGAAGTAAAATAA
- a CDS encoding NAD-dependent epimerase: protein MKVLVTGAAGFIGFHLSKRLLAEGHDVVGLDILNDYYDVNVKKNRLKQIEDHEKFTFAYMDMADREAMAKLFAEEKFTHVVNLAAQAGVRYSLENPQAYIDSNVVGYMNILEGCRHNGVEHLVYASSSSVYGLNTNMPFSIHDNVDHPISMYAATKKSNELMAHSYSHLFNIPTTGLRFFTVYGPWGRPDMALFLFTKAIFEDKPINVFNHGKMLRDFTYIDDIVEGVVRVMKNTATPNPDWSGDAPDPGTSPAPFRIYNIGNNQPTKLMRYIEVLEECIGKKAEKNMMPLQAGDVPSTYANVDDLVRDVDFKPETTVEEGIAKFVEWYRGYYNV, encoded by the coding sequence ATGAAAGTCCTTGTTACAGGAGCAGCCGGATTTATCGGCTTTCACCTTTCCAAACGTCTTCTTGCTGAAGGCCATGATGTTGTCGGCCTTGATATTCTTAATGATTACTATGATGTAAATGTTAAGAAGAACCGCCTCAAGCAGATTGAGGATCACGAGAAGTTCACTTTTGCCTACATGGATATGGCTGATCGTGAAGCTATGGCGAAACTTTTTGCAGAAGAGAAGTTTACGCATGTGGTCAACCTCGCAGCGCAGGCCGGTGTCCGTTATTCCTTGGAAAATCCTCAAGCCTACATTGATTCCAACGTTGTCGGTTACATGAACATCCTTGAGGGTTGCAGACACAACGGAGTGGAGCACCTTGTTTATGCTTCTTCCAGTTCTGTTTACGGTCTGAACACTAACATGCCTTTCAGCATTCATGACAACGTGGACCATCCCATCAGCATGTATGCGGCCACTAAGAAATCCAACGAGCTCATGGCTCATTCTTACAGCCACCTTTTTAATATCCCCACTACAGGTCTTCGTTTCTTTACTGTATACGGACCTTGGGGCAGACCAGATATGGCTCTTTTTCTCTTCACTAAAGCGATCTTTGAAGATAAGCCCATCAACGTGTTCAACCATGGAAAGATGCTGCGTGACTTCACCTACATTGATGACATCGTTGAAGGTGTTGTCCGGGTCATGAAAAATACTGCCACACCCAATCCTGATTGGTCCGGCGATGCCCCTGATCCGGGAACAAGTCCAGCGCCTTTCCGTATCTACAACATCGGTAACAACCAGCCTACAAAGCTTATGCGTTACATCGAAGTGCTCGAAGAGTGCATCGGCAAGAAGGCAGAAAAGAACATGATGCCATTACAGGCCGGTGATGTTCCTTCCACTTATGCAAATGTCGATGACCTTGTTCGTGATGTTGATTTCAAGCCTGAGACAACAGTTGAAGAAGGTATTGCTAAGTTTGTTGAGTGGTACAGGGGTTACTACAACGTTTAA
- a CDS encoding slipin family protein: MTYLIPAVLLVVFFLITALKVLNEYERGVIFRLGRVINAKGPGLIILIPIVDRMVRVSLRIMTLDVPNQDVITRDNVSIKVNAVVYFRVTDAIKAILEVEDFMFATSQLAQTTLRSVCGGVELDEILSQREKVNGEIQEILDTHTDPWGIKVSTVELKYIDLPQEMQRAMAKQAEAERERRAKVINAQGEFQAADKLSEAAEIISAHPEALQLRYLQTLREMSAEGKSSTIIPLPLDLLKMLAPITGRGEAMDKKDQESD; the protein is encoded by the coding sequence ATGACTTATTTAATTCCCGCAGTATTATTGGTAGTTTTCTTTCTGATCACAGCCTTGAAAGTCTTGAACGAGTATGAACGTGGAGTGATTTTCAGGTTGGGTAGGGTGATAAATGCTAAAGGTCCCGGCCTGATAATCCTGATTCCTATCGTTGATCGCATGGTTCGCGTTTCGCTAAGAATTATGACTTTAGATGTTCCTAATCAGGATGTTATCACAAGAGATAACGTGAGTATCAAGGTCAATGCTGTTGTTTACTTCCGTGTTACCGACGCGATCAAGGCTATTCTGGAGGTTGAGGATTTTATGTTCGCCACTTCTCAGCTTGCACAAACCACCTTGCGTAGCGTATGTGGAGGCGTTGAACTTGACGAGATACTTTCCCAGCGTGAAAAAGTTAACGGTGAAATTCAGGAAATTCTGGATACCCATACTGATCCGTGGGGTATCAAAGTAAGTACTGTCGAGCTGAAATACATCGACCTGCCGCAGGAAATGCAGCGTGCCATGGCCAAACAGGCCGAGGCTGAACGTGAGCGTCGGGCTAAGGTTATCAACGCTCAGGGTGAGTTTCAGGCCGCAGATAAGCTGTCCGAAGCAGCTGAAATTATTTCAGCCCATCCAGAAGCGTTACAGTTGAGATATTTGCAGACTTTGCGAGAAATGTCTGCTGAAGGAAAATCTTCCACCATAATTCCTCTTCCTCTTGATTTATTAAAGATGTTGGCGCCGATTACCGGCAGGGGAGAGGCAATGGATAAAAAAGACCAAGAGAGCGATTAA
- a CDS encoding nodulation protein NfeD encodes MHGLKKRSGFIYCLIITVVFLSCIVSDSVFARQINVLLLELEGGISPVQVHLLEDGLGRAGDDDHDLLLLRLDTPGGLGTSMREMVKIIMNSKVPVCVWVGPEGAHAASAGTFITAAAQVAAMAPGTSIGAASPVSSSGEELPETMSKKVTGDMVSLIKGIARKRGRNIEWYAMSVQDGISVDAQDAVTLNIVNFMALSVNDFLEQLGARGVLIDGQRVKFSKSEVVVSKFEPGFRYDVLSWLLDPQVAYFLLLGGVLGVFFELSHPGTILPGVIGTFCLVTGLYAMSILPTNAAGLLLLMLGAVLFILEIFIVSYGLLSLGAVISLFIGSLVLFREGTPGIPLGTILGTVLTFSVFAGIIIYLVTKAQLSKSGVGLESMIGLEGEVLELREGRMKVRVRGEIWNAETEDKTFFDSGTAVKVVQARGLNLIVVKKS; translated from the coding sequence ATGCATGGTTTAAAGAAACGATCAGGATTCATTTATTGTTTGATCATTACGGTAGTATTTTTAAGCTGCATTGTTTCAGATTCTGTTTTTGCCCGTCAGATCAACGTATTGTTGCTTGAACTTGAGGGCGGGATAAGTCCGGTGCAGGTTCATCTGCTTGAGGACGGTCTTGGGCGGGCTGGTGATGACGATCATGATCTTTTGCTGCTCCGTCTCGATACTCCGGGCGGTCTTGGTACATCCATGCGTGAGATGGTCAAGATCATCATGAACAGCAAGGTTCCGGTTTGCGTCTGGGTCGGCCCGGAAGGAGCACATGCAGCATCTGCCGGAACATTTATAACAGCGGCTGCGCAGGTGGCAGCCATGGCTCCCGGCACATCCATAGGTGCGGCCAGCCCGGTTTCATCGTCAGGTGAAGAACTTCCCGAAACCATGAGCAAGAAAGTTACCGGGGATATGGTCAGCCTGATTAAGGGCATTGCCCGCAAGAGAGGGCGCAATATTGAATGGTACGCTATGTCCGTTCAGGATGGTATCAGTGTTGATGCGCAGGATGCGGTGACTTTGAACATTGTGAATTTTATGGCCCTGTCTGTGAATGATTTTCTTGAGCAGCTCGGTGCGAGAGGGGTGCTTATAGACGGACAGAGGGTTAAATTTTCAAAATCAGAGGTGGTGGTCAGCAAATTTGAGCCGGGCTTCAGGTACGATGTTCTTTCATGGCTGCTCGATCCGCAGGTTGCCTATTTTCTTTTGCTTGGTGGCGTGCTGGGTGTTTTTTTCGAGCTTTCCCATCCCGGAACCATATTGCCCGGTGTGATCGGTACTTTTTGTCTTGTGACCGGACTTTACGCCATGTCAATATTGCCAACTAATGCCGCGGGTTTGCTTTTGCTCATGCTGGGTGCGGTTTTGTTTATCCTTGAAATTTTTATTGTCAGTTATGGTTTGCTTAGTCTTGGGGCTGTGATCAGTCTGTTTATCGGATCATTGGTCCTGTTCAGGGAAGGGACTCCCGGCATTCCCCTTGGGACAATTCTCGGTACAGTGCTGACTTTTTCGGTTTTTGCCGGGATTATTATTTATCTGGTGACCAAAGCCCAACTTTCCAAGTCAGGAGTGGGTCTGGAGAGCATGATTGGTTTAGAAGGAGAAGTATTAGAGCTAAGAGAGGGGCGTATGAAGGTACGAGTACGGGGTGAGATTTGGAATGCCGAGACTGAGGATAAAACTTTTTTTGATTCCGGAACAGCGGTTAAGGTTGTTCAGGCCCGTGGTCTGAACCTGATAGTCGTAAAAAAAAGTTGA
- the coaBC gene encoding bifunctional phosphopantothenoylcysteine decarboxylase/phosphopantothenate--cysteine ligase CoaBC, giving the protein MNEHLNFDCFLGKRIHLGVSGSIAAYKSLDLLRMFRKAGIEVSVTLTSGAQEFIKGLSYEALGAFKVWEKMYPTMDDTFGHLEPGQAADAMLVAPATASVLARMTHGLADDMLSCQGLAFSGPKLVAPAMNPAMWDAPATQDNCRVLAERGVEFIGPDCGDVACGDHGRGRLAPLESIYAHGLRAVAPDDMSGKHVLITLGPTREKWDAVRFWSNPSSGLMGACIAMAAWLRGAKVTVVSGPVNWWFPEDIDVIKVDSAQQMYDAATAVWPGCTTGCFTAAVADFKPIPHGEGKFKKAGNDALRVDFDTNPDILKTIGTQKRDDQQLIGFAAETSNIKEAAKGKLERKNLDLIVANPINKPGAGFESSTNSVYVLDRTGRSEEWPDLPKTEVAWRIWDLLLQN; this is encoded by the coding sequence ATGAATGAACATCTTAATTTTGACTGCTTTTTAGGAAAACGTATCCACCTTGGCGTCAGCGGTTCCATCGCAGCTTACAAGTCTTTGGACTTACTGCGTATGTTTCGCAAGGCCGGGATCGAAGTCAGTGTTACGCTCACTTCAGGTGCGCAGGAATTTATCAAGGGCCTCAGTTATGAGGCCCTTGGTGCTTTCAAGGTCTGGGAAAAAATGTATCCGACCATGGATGACACCTTCGGCCACCTTGAGCCCGGACAGGCTGCGGATGCCATGCTGGTAGCCCCGGCAACAGCTTCAGTTCTGGCGCGTATGACTCATGGTCTGGCGGATGACATGCTTTCCTGTCAGGGCTTGGCTTTTAGTGGCCCAAAACTTGTGGCTCCGGCCATGAACCCGGCCATGTGGGATGCACCTGCCACTCAGGATAATTGCCGGGTGCTTGCTGAACGGGGTGTTGAATTCATCGGTCCCGATTGCGGCGATGTTGCCTGCGGTGATCATGGACGTGGTCGCCTTGCTCCGCTGGAGTCCATTTATGCCCACGGGTTACGCGCTGTTGCTCCTGATGATATGAGCGGTAAACACGTGCTGATCACTCTTGGGCCCACCCGTGAGAAATGGGATGCTGTCCGTTTCTGGTCCAATCCTTCTTCCGGTCTCATGGGTGCCTGCATTGCCATGGCCGCATGGCTTCGCGGGGCCAAGGTAACTGTGGTTTCCGGTCCGGTGAACTGGTGGTTTCCTGAAGATATTGATGTGATCAAAGTTGATTCCGCGCAGCAGATGTATGATGCCGCCACTGCGGTCTGGCCCGGTTGTACCACCGGGTGTTTTACTGCTGCAGTTGCGGACTTCAAACCTATTCCGCATGGAGAAGGCAAGTTTAAGAAGGCCGGCAATGATGCTCTCAGAGTTGATTTTGATACCAACCCGGATATTCTTAAAACTATCGGCACACAGAAACGTGATGACCAGCAATTGATCGGTTTTGCCGCTGAGACTTCCAATATTAAAGAGGCAGCCAAGGGTAAGCTTGAGCGCAAGAATCTGGATTTGATTGTTGCTAACCCTATCAACAAGCCTGGAGCCGGATTTGAGTCTTCCACCAATTCAGTCTATGTTCTGGACAGAACAGGGCGGTCCGAAGAATGGCCTGACCTCCCCAAAACCGAAGTAGCGTGGCGTATATGGGATCTCCTTCTGCAGAATTAA